Below is a genomic region from Bombus pascuorum chromosome 7, iyBomPasc1.1, whole genome shotgun sequence.
ATCAGTATTCGTATTGTCTTATTTATCTCATACCaacgaaattgtatttaaatatataatatttaggaCATTCTGATCATATTTAtgattattgtttttatatttcaaattatttttgcagcaaaaaatattacatacattatatgtattaggataaataaaatttcattttattaaaaaactataTTAAAGTTAATAATACCTTAATCATAGATTGAGACATTTTTATGAAggaaataaaactaaatgaATCATAAATTAAGGAACATAATATTGTGTTCTGCAatgataaatgaatataaatgtaactagagggaaatttttatttactattcATCTTTCATAATACTACACTAAATAGCATTTATATGCAATaagcttcattttttataacgaAGAATTCACTCATAATGCAgaataaatttagataaaatacattattactttatattatcAAATGATATTACAAAAGGAACTTTACTAtctcttttaaaattttgttaaacatataaaatttttaatatattctctCTAATAACATGcaattatttttgcaaattttatatatttgctcATGTTTCTTGTATACAGCTTCTGCAAGGCACCAttgaattcttttaaaatatgtgGACATTAACAATAATTGTTCATTATGAAAAtgactaaaaattattttatttaattaggcGCCTATGAAAATCGTTGCTACATTACTACCAAGTGATGACTAGTTCTAATAAGTCTATAGCCAAATACCACTTATTAATGGTAGTGCTgtcatttattattgtataattattcacttaaatatatttacgaaacaaatattttcgtttcgttgttaaaatgttcattaataattttacactGAAGAATTGAATGATCAATTTGTCTATAAACTAGAAATCATTAAATAAACCAAAGATTAAACACCTGTATGTGGAAGATCCATTACAAGCGAATCTAATTTTACAACTTGTACTTTTGATGTCAGTACCTTTGTTGCTTCTATGTCATATGAAGACCAATAAGTTATTAATTCTGGAAATCCATCTTCACTAATATAATCAATTTTGATTGAACTAAAGCGAGCACGCAAACTCAAATTTGGTTGACAATTTGCGTTTCGGcataattgaataatatcaGTTTGATTTGCATTTTTAACTTGTACATCTGTATAATTCACAAAAACAATCAATACTCTTTCTATTAGTCTTCTTTCTGTAacaataaatactttttctgTACGTTCAGATGTTGAATTAGTCCATTGCCAAAATTTAATGGCAAATCCAAAAGTATAAGGTTTCCTGGATATATCCAGAAAAGCTGGTTTTGAGACAAAAGAATTAGGACTAATATAATTCCATATTACTTTTGATTGATTTCCATGCTTTTGTAATTTTAGAGTTACACTAGCTGTACAAAATTCTTCAGGACATAATCCTTTATTTTCAATGGATAAGTAGTGATATGGTGTAGGCCCCCAGTTATTCTTttcattattgtattttaaagtCTTGAACGTGCTAAATGCCATTGCTggttttattatcaattttttatactcTGGTAATTTCATAGCATGTAGTAAACCTTTAATAGTCATAGTTTTAATCATACctgtaaataagaaaagataaattacatattaaataaattacatactgtcttatttttcaaataagatATGTATTAAAATCTTCTGTGtgtttatgtatttgtatatataaaattgtatataattgcatatatcattgtatatataaaacgaaaaatatattaatatttcgctaattttattttatataaatacctataacaattaataaaattttataatcaacATATCTGTCTCAATCATacattattaacaatttttctttcttaataccaaaacaaaataaatataattatatatttatacaagaaaataaaaatttatcttttataatcGTAGTTGATTGTTTACTTACTTCTTCTATTACTATCATAGCAAATATAAGATACAGTATCATTAAGGATGTGTTTATCTATATCAATGGACGAACAATTTTCAGGTGAATATCGACCTAGAAGATGTCCAGTTCCACCAGATAAGAGAACAAGATTAGGCATATTTTTTGTTGCTACTTCTATACTCAAAAAATCTTCTATTTTGTCTGAATCAATATCTGGTAATATCAGAGGTAGTttttcatatgtataaattttggAACTCCAATGAATAGTGCCTGCAATAGGTTCGATACTAGCCAAAAGGCCTTGATCTCCAGCAACTATGCAGTCTGGTTTTCCAGATCGATCAGTATCCACTGAAATACAATCAATTTCTGTAGGCGGTCTTTTCAACGAAACTAACCACAATGGTAAACCACTATTTGCTTGCATTGACATAATCCCTCCTCCTTCTGCAGATATTTGACCCTGATCATTTGTATCATTTCCTCTATATCGTTGTCCACGAACAAGAAATATCAAGTTTGATGGATTTCCATGAATGATGGAGATAGGACCAtgtaattctaaaaatatttaattagaatattaaaatctatttgtatattttatactaatcaattatttaatattttatgaattttttatatgtatgatgcataatattttataaaaatatgtaataattttttatatgtgtattaataaagctttttattatattaaacaatatttactAAATGATTACTAACTttggagaaattaatttagagaGATTGGAGcttatttattgtttctgCAACAGtgagtaaaattttattcatacactatacttttacaaatatttaagtaaACTTACCTATTCCTTGTAAAGTTTTATCCCAAGATATAGATGACTGAGGTTCATTTACTGAAGGACATACCATTGAATTATCACAAGGTAAaacatatagaaatataactatTGTTACAAcacataataatatagaagCAACCAAACAAAATCGTCATAAGGGTGACATATCGTGTCTTTTCCACAAATCATTTTGGTCACTGCCTTCAACTACCATTATAGGTACATCAtctctataatatttaagcATATTTTGACCATTTCTTGTGCGATTTAAATTCCTTGTTTCATCCAATGGATAATATATTCCATTCTCATGAATAGTAGTTGATTgctagaatttttatattcattatatattttttagtttattcattatatatcattatatatattatatacattatatagtgattttgtccttttttattataaataaaattacatttatattacaaaagtaTACTAATAAAAACTGAATGAAACtaatctttaaatatatagtatttcaaTAAGTAGTTACCAAATTGATGCAATATATtctgaaaattaaatagatgaagaaaatttatataaacccatatccaaaaattatttattacagatttataaaaaataaaagaatcattATCCATTGATTAAAGATCGATAATGTTTCTTAGTCTTATAGTTCTGTATAATTGTTTGTTAGTGATTATAATgactaataatttttaagacaACCATTTGTTTATCATGAACTATGAAACAGGGAACTTAATGAATAaagattcttttattctttatagcTGTGTAATAAACGAGTATATGGATTCCTAGGTTCCTAGACCTTTTTCATCTATTTGACCTCAAAAATACACCAACCTATTGAGACACCCTGTACATTCTTACACCAATTACTTATActtctaatttatattataaataaaaagaaaatattgttcgCATAACTTCAACTTACCAGTTGTGTATCATCAACATGATCTTTAGGAATTTCATTTGATTGAGCCAAACAATCATCTTCATCCTCAGTATCGGTATTACTTATATTTTGCGGTAATGGGGTATAACCTTTTCCACCGTGATGATCAGACATGTTAAATCTGTATAAAGCactacaaattgaaatttaatcgaatatttttatgtgtatGGATAAATATATgcgtattttatgtatttattttatcctaACACCATTGAACATAAATTATTGATAAAGAATGAACAAAGTAGAATTCAGAATCGATATATTACATTACTGTTACGGAGTACCAATAGTTAAATGTGACGGTACTTGatcgtatttaatatttttgtattcgaTACTTTAGCGCGGCAAATTTATAACAAGAGACAAAAGTTATTCATATAGCtggaatatagaaatataaagataaatattttggtGATTCACGTAATTGTAACAAGTCATACccttttttgtaattaaagttggaaaaatatattagagaaaaaaaatgaatgatTTAAAGCGGACTACATATTTACGATTATACGTTTTTCGCAAGTACaacaatacatataatttcgaatattaattaacagtACTAAACAAATACTTTCGTCTTAATAATCGAATGACTTGATCAGGACAGGATCTAAGAAGACCTCCTAccttaatttaaatttagtcTTGCTGAAGGTACTACTTGGACGGTAAAACGTCATTATGATTCTTCCTTATGCAGGAATCTTTTTTGTTtgataaaatcttttttattaatttgctttttgttattaatgataaaagaaCATATAATTCTGCATTTTTGTCATTACTCAATCACTTTTTGATAAATTCTTATGATAGAACTAGAAAATGTCTAATTTATgattgtaaaaaatttgaGTTTCTTCGCAAACTAATTTGGAAActtgattaataaatttcatattattatcattatatattattacataaaatacgtTTACGTTTAAACTATAATcgttacaataaaattaaaatagtatttttgtacatttgtatatattccaaaaaaagagaagagatagaaattttattaaaacatttttatatcgagtataattatcttaatatatgtattcgtGATAGAACAATGTGAATACAggatataataacataaaagattaaaacaCGAGATACAAGAAGTAATATTTCCAAGAAGTTTATTTTCTTGTACTactacataaatatattatatatttaaacttaAGTCACTTTTAgttaagaatttataattataataacatctgttatttcacaaaattttccatttacatatatttattttatattatactcttctattaaataaatatacttgcatttatctatttatctattattgtttgtttttaatttttatacacatataagTTACTTTAACATCCTATTTCCAATATTGAGACAATGTATAAACATCtagtaataaaagaaaatacaaatatttaattagagtTAGGtacattgtataattttctacaaagTATATGTAAGCTAATcatgtaaaatatatgcaaaCATTCAACTGGAAATGTAATGTAATCACACAACAATGTTACTAGTCGTGCCATAGTGTTATCTTCTAAATAATCACACAAGTATAAGATTCATTTACTTGTACGAATTATTGgcacaattttaattatagtgtaaaataatttgaaataatattttgtagtacacagtattttaattcaatcAAAACTTTCAAGTTCTgcacattttatattttattttatacattaatcttattaatatgaaataagtaataaacaaaatattaaaaggatACTAACTGtgaaaaattgttacatttccatttaatttttatttataataaaattgaagatatGAGAAATAAACTCtatcttttttatacaaaattctatgtacaattaaaataaagtaacatTCAGTGCCATGATATTCAATAATTGTTGtatacaaaagtatttgaGACAATTCAACAAGAGAATActaataacatattttattttaattagattaTATTCTTTGCAAATGTTTCATAGCTAATATAACAAAGTATC
It encodes:
- the LOC132909125 gene encoding uncharacterized protein LOC132909125; translation: MVCPSVNEPQSSISWDKTLQGIELHGPISIIHGNPSNLIFLVRGQRYRGNDTNDQGQISAEGGGIMSMQANSGLPLWLVSLKRPPTEIDCISVDTDRSGKPDCIVAGDQGLLASIEPIAGTIHWSSKIYTYEKLPLILPDIDSDKIEDFLSIEVATKNMPNLVLLSGGTGHLLGRYSPENCSSIDIDKHILNDTVSYICYDSNRRSMIKTMTIKGLLHAMKLPEYKKLIIKPAMAFSTFKTLKYNNEKNNWGPTPYHYLSIENKGLCPEEFCTASVTLKLQKHGNQSKVIWNYISPNSFVSKPAFLDISRKPYTFGFAIKFWQWTNSTSERTEKVFIVTERRLIERVLIVFVNYTDVQVKNANQTDIIQLCRNANCQPNLSLRARFSSIKIDYISEDGFPELITYWSSYDIEATKVLTSKVQVVKLDSLVMDLPHTGV